The Streptomyces luteogriseus genome includes a window with the following:
- a CDS encoding amino acid ABC transporter permease produces MTVDIDKTPADTPPAGPEAIKAIPVRHYGRYVSAVVAIALLVGVVYAFAQGKINWGAIPDYFFDDRILDGVGKTLLLTVLSMVIGIVGGVMLAVMRLSKNPVTSSIAWFYIWFFRGTPVLVQLIVWFNLGLVFEYINLGPFYKDEWSDFMTPFLTALLGLGLNEAAYMAEICRAGLLSVDEGQTEASHALGMSHAKTLRRIVIPQAMRVIVPPTGNEVINMLKTTSLVSVVQYPELLRAAQDIGQTSGAPAEMLFLAAAWYLLMTSIFSIGQYYLERYYARGSSRSLPATPFQKIKANVLSLSNRSASTGGTA; encoded by the coding sequence GTGACTGTTGACATCGACAAGACGCCGGCCGACACCCCCCCGGCCGGACCGGAGGCCATCAAGGCCATCCCGGTCCGGCACTACGGGCGGTACGTCTCCGCCGTCGTCGCCATCGCCCTGCTGGTCGGGGTCGTGTACGCGTTCGCCCAGGGCAAGATCAACTGGGGCGCGATCCCGGACTACTTCTTCGACGACCGCATCCTGGACGGCGTCGGCAAAACGCTCCTGCTGACCGTGCTGTCCATGGTGATCGGCATCGTCGGCGGCGTCATGCTCGCCGTGATGCGCCTGTCGAAGAACCCGGTGACCTCGTCGATCGCGTGGTTCTACATCTGGTTCTTCCGCGGCACCCCGGTCCTGGTGCAGCTGATCGTCTGGTTCAACCTGGGCCTGGTCTTCGAGTACATCAACCTCGGGCCGTTCTACAAGGACGAGTGGTCGGACTTCATGACCCCGTTCCTGACGGCGCTGCTGGGCCTCGGCCTGAACGAGGCCGCGTACATGGCGGAGATCTGCCGGGCCGGTCTGCTCTCGGTCGACGAGGGCCAGACCGAGGCGTCGCACGCGCTGGGCATGAGCCACGCCAAGACGCTGCGCCGGATCGTCATCCCGCAGGCGATGCGCGTGATCGTGCCGCCGACGGGCAACGAGGTCATCAACATGCTGAAGACGACCTCGCTGGTCTCGGTCGTCCAGTATCCCGAGCTGCTGCGCGCCGCTCAGGACATCGGCCAGACCTCCGGCGCCCCCGCCGAGATGCTGTTCCTGGCGGCGGCCTGGTACCTGCTCATGACGTCGATCTTCAGCATCGGCCAGTACTACCTGGAGCGGTACTACGCGCGTGGTTCGAGCCGGTCGCTGCCGGCCACGCCGTTCCAGAAGATCAAGGCGAACGTGCTGTCCCTGTCCAACCGCTCGGCGTCGACGGGAGGCACCGCATGA
- a CDS encoding amino acid ABC transporter ATP-binding protein, which yields MTAMVKAEGVHKSFGPVEVLKGIDLEVKSGEVFCLIGPSGSGKSTFLRCINHLEKINAGRLYVDGDLVGYRQKGDKLYELKDSEVAVKRRDIGMVFQRFNLFPHMTSVENVMEAPVQVKGVSRGKARERALELLDRVGLADKAGSYPSQLSGGQQQRVAIARALAMDPKLMLFDEPTSALDPELVGDVLDVMRDLAESGMTMIVVTHEMGFAREVGDSLVFMDGGVVVESGHPREVLTNPQHERTKSFLSKVL from the coding sequence ATGACCGCCATGGTCAAGGCCGAGGGCGTCCACAAGTCCTTCGGCCCCGTAGAAGTCCTCAAGGGCATCGACCTGGAGGTGAAGTCCGGCGAGGTGTTCTGCCTCATCGGTCCCTCCGGCTCCGGCAAGTCCACCTTCCTCCGGTGCATCAACCACCTGGAGAAGATCAACGCCGGCCGCCTGTACGTCGACGGCGATCTGGTCGGCTACCGGCAGAAGGGCGACAAGCTCTACGAGCTGAAGGACAGCGAGGTCGCGGTCAAGCGCCGGGACATCGGCATGGTCTTCCAGCGCTTCAACCTGTTCCCGCACATGACGTCCGTGGAGAACGTCATGGAGGCGCCGGTCCAGGTCAAGGGCGTGAGCAGGGGCAAGGCCCGCGAGCGCGCCCTGGAACTGCTGGACCGGGTGGGCCTGGCCGACAAGGCGGGCAGCTACCCCTCCCAGCTCTCCGGCGGTCAGCAGCAGCGCGTCGCCATCGCCCGGGCCCTCGCCATGGACCCGAAGCTGATGCTGTTCGACGAGCCGACCTCGGCGCTGGACCCGGAGCTGGTGGGTGACGTCCTGGACGTCATGCGCGACCTGGCCGAGTCCGGCATGACGATGATCGTCGTCACCCACGAGATGGGCTTCGCCCGCGAGGTGGGCGACAGCCTGGTCTTTATGGACGGCGGTGTGGTGGTCGAATCCGGCCACCCGCGCGAGGTGCTGACGAACCCGCAGCACGAGCGGACGAAGTCGTTCCTGTCCAAGGTGCTCTGA
- a CDS encoding class I SAM-dependent methyltransferase codes for MTDAGITAVTADWHAWQESWDRQQEWYLPDREERFRIMLDMVEALVGTAPRVLDLACGTGSITARLLDRFPGATSTGVDLDPALLAIAEGTFAGDDRVRLVTADLKDPDWPAKLPYDSYDAVLTATALHWLHREPLADLYGLVAGLVRAGGVFMNADHMIDETTPRINAAERAQRHARMDQAKRDGILDWAEWWRLAAKDPVLAEPTARRHEIYGEHAEGDTPSARWHARVLREKGFGEARPVWCSPSDTLLLAVK; via the coding sequence ATGACGGACGCCGGCATCACCGCGGTCACCGCCGACTGGCACGCCTGGCAGGAGAGCTGGGACCGGCAGCAGGAGTGGTACCTGCCCGACCGCGAGGAGCGGTTCCGGATCATGCTCGACATGGTCGAGGCCCTTGTGGGCACCGCTCCTCGCGTCCTCGACCTCGCCTGCGGCACGGGCAGCATCACCGCCCGGCTGCTCGACCGCTTCCCGGGGGCCACCAGCACCGGCGTCGACCTCGACCCGGCGCTCCTCGCCATCGCCGAGGGCACCTTCGCGGGCGACGACCGGGTCCGTCTCGTCACCGCAGACCTCAAGGACCCGGACTGGCCGGCGAAGCTGCCGTACGACTCGTACGACGCCGTCCTGACCGCGACGGCCCTGCACTGGCTGCACCGGGAACCCCTCGCGGACCTCTACGGCCTGGTCGCGGGACTCGTCCGCGCCGGCGGTGTCTTCATGAACGCGGACCACATGATCGACGAGACGACGCCCCGGATCAACGCGGCGGAGCGGGCGCAGCGGCACGCCCGCATGGATCAGGCCAAGCGGGACGGCATCCTCGACTGGGCCGAGTGGTGGCGGCTCGCGGCGAAGGACCCCGTTCTCGCCGAGCCCACGGCCCGGCGCCACGAGATCTACGGCGAGCACGCGGAGGGCGACACGCCCTCGGCCCGGTGGCACGCGCGCGTGCTGCGTGAGAAGGGGTTCGGCGAGGCCAGGCCCGTGTGGTGCTCGCCCTCGGACACCCTGCTGCTGGCCGTGAAGTAG
- a CDS encoding CGNR zinc finger domain-containing protein, whose protein sequence is MELAYYSDYAVRLVNTEEPARGKDALTSVEAVRDLFGPSQSAARRATDADVTRFRSVRARLRAVFEAADSGDERLAVDLLNSLLLEFPVSPQISGHDFRDDDGRPLWHMHLADHPSNATAGYAAIAAMGLAFHLTEHGADRLGLCEAAPCRNAYLDTSTNRSRRYCSDRCATRANVAAYRARKRLEAARPDLPEKTGLAADSAQPSSAQGDLRSDLRGR, encoded by the coding sequence GTGGAACTGGCCTATTACTCGGACTACGCCGTGCGCCTCGTCAACACCGAGGAACCGGCCCGGGGCAAGGACGCTCTGACGTCGGTCGAGGCCGTCCGCGATCTGTTCGGGCCCAGCCAGTCGGCCGCCCGCCGCGCCACCGACGCGGACGTGACCCGCTTCCGCTCGGTCCGGGCCCGGCTGCGCGCGGTCTTCGAGGCGGCCGACTCGGGCGACGAGAGGCTCGCCGTCGACCTTCTGAACTCGCTGCTGCTGGAGTTCCCGGTGAGCCCGCAGATCTCGGGGCACGACTTCCGCGACGACGACGGCCGCCCCCTGTGGCACATGCACCTGGCGGACCACCCGTCGAACGCCACCGCGGGCTACGCGGCGATCGCGGCGATGGGCCTGGCGTTCCACCTGACCGAGCACGGCGCGGACCGCCTCGGCCTGTGCGAGGCGGCGCCCTGCCGCAACGCCTACCTCGACACCTCCACCAACCGCTCCCGGCGCTACTGCTCCGACCGCTGCGCGACCCGCGCCAACGTGGCGGCCTACCGCGCCCGCAAACGCCTGGAGGCCGCCCGGCCCGACCTGCCCGAGAAGACGGGCCTCGCCGCCGACAGCGCCCAGCCGAGCAGCGCCCAGGGCGACCTCCGGTCCGACCTGCGCGGCCGGTAG
- the sodN gene encoding superoxide dismutase, Ni has product MLSRLFAPKVKVSAHCDLPCGVYDPAQARIEAESVKAVQEKMAANDDPHFQARATVIKEQRAELAKHHVSVLWSDYFKPPHFEKYPELHQLVNDTLKALSAAKGSTDPATGQKALDYIAQIDKIFWETKKA; this is encoded by the coding sequence ATGCTTTCCCGCCTGTTTGCCCCCAAGGTCAAGGTCAGTGCGCACTGCGACCTTCCCTGCGGTGTGTACGACCCCGCCCAGGCCCGCATCGAGGCGGAGTCGGTGAAGGCCGTGCAGGAGAAGATGGCCGCCAACGACGACCCGCACTTCCAGGCGCGCGCCACCGTCATCAAGGAGCAGCGTGCCGAGCTCGCGAAGCACCACGTCTCGGTGCTCTGGAGCGACTACTTCAAGCCCCCGCACTTCGAGAAGTACCCGGAGCTGCACCAGCTGGTCAACGACACCCTGAAGGCCCTCTCGGCCGCCAAGGGCTCGACCGACCCGGCCACCGGCCAGAAGGCGCTGGACTACATCGCCCAGATCGACAAGATCTTCTGGGAGACCAAGAAGGCCTGA
- a CDS encoding inorganic phosphate transporter: MDHITFLVAVVIVTALAFDLTNGFHDTANAMATSIATGALTPRTAVLISGVLNVVGAFLSTEVARTISEGIVDDTLVSPAMIFAGLVGAILWNLLTWLAGLPSSSSHALFGGLIGAVWVGAGSQGVNFGKVVEKVLVPAVVSPVVAGVAALLATYLAYRLTDRAREDSVTKGFRIGQIASASLVSLAHGTNDAQKTMGVITLTLISAGALGHHAGPPLWVIASAGLAIGLGTYLGGWRIIRTMGKGLTEIQSPQGFAAETAATAVILTSSHLGFPLSTTQVASGSILGAGLGRRPAEVRWGVAARMAVAWTVTLPAAALVGSLAAAVVQNGGDLGTAVVALVGAVLAAGMVVVSRRNPVHAHNVNDAHEAGIRTEPPAKVGTAA; this comes from the coding sequence ATGGACCACATCACGTTCCTCGTGGCGGTCGTCATCGTCACGGCGCTCGCCTTCGACCTCACCAACGGATTCCACGACACGGCGAACGCGATGGCCACGTCCATCGCCACCGGCGCGCTCACCCCCCGAACGGCGGTCCTGATCAGCGGTGTCCTCAACGTCGTCGGTGCCTTCCTGTCCACCGAGGTCGCCAGGACCATCTCGGAGGGCATCGTGGACGACACCCTCGTCTCCCCGGCCATGATCTTCGCGGGACTGGTCGGCGCGATCCTGTGGAATCTGCTGACCTGGCTGGCCGGTCTGCCCTCGAGTTCCTCGCACGCCCTGTTCGGCGGGCTGATCGGGGCCGTGTGGGTCGGGGCGGGCAGCCAGGGCGTCAACTTCGGGAAGGTCGTGGAGAAGGTGCTCGTGCCCGCGGTGGTCTCGCCGGTCGTCGCCGGTGTCGCCGCGCTGCTCGCCACCTACCTCGCCTACCGGCTCACCGACCGGGCCCGCGAGGACTCCGTCACCAAGGGGTTCCGCATCGGCCAGATCGCATCCGCCTCACTGGTCTCCCTCGCCCACGGCACGAACGACGCGCAGAAGACCATGGGTGTCATCACCCTCACCCTGATCTCGGCCGGCGCGCTCGGTCACCACGCCGGCCCGCCGCTGTGGGTCATCGCGTCCGCGGGCCTCGCCATCGGCCTGGGCACCTATCTGGGCGGCTGGCGGATCATCCGCACCATGGGCAAGGGCCTCACCGAGATCCAGTCGCCGCAGGGCTTCGCCGCCGAGACCGCCGCGACGGCGGTCATCCTGACCTCCTCCCACCTCGGATTCCCCCTGTCCACCACGCAGGTGGCCTCGGGCAGCATCCTCGGCGCGGGGCTCGGCCGCCGGCCGGCGGAGGTCCGCTGGGGCGTCGCGGCCAGGATGGCGGTCGCCTGGACGGTCACCCTGCCCGCCGCCGCGCTGGTCGGGAGTCTGGCAGCCGCGGTCGTGCAGAACGGCGGGGACCTCGGCACGGCGGTCGTCGCGCTGGTCGGCGCGGTCCTCGCGGCGGGCATGGTGGTCGTCTCGCGCCGCAACCCGGTGCACGCGCACAACGTCAACGACGCGCACGAGGCCGGCATTCGCACCGAGCCGCCGGCCAAGGTCGGCACGGCCGCCTGA
- a CDS encoding VOC family protein, which yields MRIRWTYAFIDRPRETFGAACDFWTAVTKTRLSELRGEHDEFVTLLPDGADACVKVQAVGPGSGGAHIDFCVDDVPEFAATAVRLGASVVAGLGSLVVLRSPGGQVFCADPWRGQSSRPGVVRGSRLDQVCVDVPASAFGREVAFWSALLDGWESRPGSLAEFQVVEPPSGLPVRLLLQRLNEERPATAHLDLACADVAATRARHEELGAAFVTGFPGWTVMRDPAGGMYCLTTRDPVTGGPRG from the coding sequence ATGAGGATCAGATGGACGTACGCCTTCATCGACCGCCCGCGTGAGACGTTCGGCGCGGCCTGTGACTTCTGGACGGCCGTAACGAAGACCCGCCTGTCCGAACTGCGGGGCGAACACGACGAGTTCGTCACCCTGCTGCCCGACGGTGCCGACGCGTGCGTGAAGGTGCAGGCGGTCGGCCCGGGTTCCGGGGGTGCGCACATCGACTTCTGTGTGGACGACGTACCGGAGTTCGCGGCCACGGCGGTACGGCTCGGCGCGAGCGTCGTGGCCGGCCTGGGGTCGCTCGTCGTGCTGCGCTCGCCCGGCGGGCAGGTGTTCTGCGCGGACCCCTGGCGCGGGCAGTCGTCGCGGCCGGGCGTGGTGCGGGGAAGCCGGCTCGACCAGGTGTGCGTGGACGTCCCGGCCTCGGCCTTCGGGAGGGAAGTCGCTTTCTGGAGCGCGCTGCTCGACGGCTGGGAGTCGCGGCCGGGCTCCCTCGCGGAGTTCCAGGTGGTCGAGCCGCCGTCCGGCCTGCCGGTCCGTCTGCTCCTGCAACGCCTCAACGAGGAACGCCCGGCCACCGCCCACCTCGACCTCGCCTGCGCGGACGTCGCGGCGACCCGGGCACGGCACGAGGAACTCGGAGCCGCCTTCGTGACCGGCTTCCCCGGCTGGACGGTGATGCGTGATCCGGCGGGCGGCATGTACTGCCTGACGACCCGGGACCCGGTGACGGGCGGGCCGCGCGGCTAG
- a CDS encoding RNA polymerase sigma factor, which yields MRSTPEIEDLLRGNAPQVLGALVRRYGHFDAAEDAVQEALLAAAGQWPEAGVPRNPRGWLIKVASRRLTDALRSDQARRQREERAAALTPRDAFTAPPPGERAPREDDTLSLLFLCCHPDLSPPAQIALTLRAVGGLTTAEIARACLVPEATMAQRVSRAKQKVRGVRFGRPDRWEERLPSVLQTLYLIFNEGYTATSGAALQRRDLAGEAVRLTRTVHRLLPGDCEVTGLLALMLLTDARREARSGPHGELIPLDEQDRDRWDHAAIEEGVALITRALSRGRPGPFQLRAAIAAVHDEASSPGTTDWAEILGLYDVLVGLVPGPVERLNRAVAVAMVHGPRAGLAEVDALADELKGHRLEAVRGHLLERAGEPEAARAAYDSAASQTLSLPEQRYLRARAARLSD from the coding sequence GTGCGAAGCACACCGGAGATCGAGGACCTGCTGCGCGGCAACGCGCCGCAGGTCCTCGGTGCGCTGGTCAGGCGGTACGGGCACTTCGACGCCGCCGAGGACGCCGTACAGGAGGCGCTGCTCGCGGCCGCCGGGCAGTGGCCCGAAGCGGGCGTGCCCCGCAATCCGCGCGGCTGGCTGATCAAGGTCGCCTCGCGGCGGCTCACCGATGCCCTGCGCAGCGATCAGGCCCGGCGGCAGCGCGAGGAGCGGGCGGCCGCGCTCACGCCCCGGGACGCCTTCACGGCGCCGCCGCCCGGGGAGCGGGCACCCCGGGAGGACGACACGCTCTCGCTGCTGTTCCTGTGCTGCCACCCGGACCTGTCGCCGCCCGCGCAGATCGCGCTCACGCTGCGCGCCGTGGGCGGTCTGACCACGGCGGAGATCGCCCGGGCCTGCCTCGTTCCGGAGGCGACCATGGCGCAGCGCGTCAGCCGGGCCAAGCAGAAGGTGCGGGGCGTGCGCTTCGGCCGCCCGGACCGCTGGGAAGAACGGCTTCCGTCCGTCCTGCAGACCCTCTACCTGATCTTCAACGAGGGCTACACGGCCACCTCCGGCGCCGCTCTGCAACGCCGCGACCTCGCGGGCGAGGCCGTGCGGCTGACCCGCACGGTCCACCGGCTGCTGCCCGGCGACTGCGAGGTGACCGGTCTGCTCGCGCTGATGCTGCTCACCGACGCCCGGCGCGAGGCGCGCAGCGGTCCGCACGGCGAGCTCATCCCCCTCGACGAGCAGGACCGCGACCGCTGGGACCATGCCGCCATCGAGGAGGGCGTCGCGCTCATCACCCGGGCCCTGTCCCGGGGCCGGCCGGGGCCGTTCCAGCTGCGGGCCGCGATCGCCGCCGTGCACGACGAGGCGTCCTCGCCCGGGACGACCGACTGGGCCGAGATCCTCGGCCTGTACGACGTCCTCGTCGGCCTGGTCCCCGGCCCGGTCGAACGCCTCAACCGCGCGGTCGCCGTCGCCATGGTCCACGGCCCGCGCGCGGGACTTGCCGAAGTGGACGCCCTGGCCGACGAGTTGAAGGGCCACCGCCTGGAAGCCGTACGAGGCCACCTCCTGGAGCGCGCGGGCGAGCCCGAAGCCGCCCGGGCCGCCTACGATTCGGCCGCCTCGCAGACCCTCAGCCTGCCCGAGCAGCGCTATCTCCGGGCCAGGGCGGCGCGGTTGAGCGACTAG